One region of Qipengyuania sp. SS22 genomic DNA includes:
- a CDS encoding Ku protein, translating into MAARAYWQGQIRLALVSIPVEIYSATKSGAKIRFNQIHEPSGKRISYEKVVPGIGPVDRDEIIKGYEVSKGNYVLLDEDEIDAVRIESKRTLELVQFVDACEIDPLYFEKPYYVAPQDELAEEAFIVLREALRKAKKVALGQLSVRGSEKLVAIKPCGRGLLLETLRYADEVRAGQSFFDDIDDAKPKKELLELANTLIEQKSAPFDASEFQDRYGQALRKLIDKKAKSKSKTAVIEDVDDPDSASGSNVIDLMAALKKSVGEEKPKKTSRGKKSA; encoded by the coding sequence ATGGCAGCACGCGCGTATTGGCAGGGACAGATCAGGCTGGCGCTGGTTTCGATCCCGGTGGAAATCTATTCCGCGACCAAGTCGGGGGCGAAGATCCGCTTCAACCAGATCCACGAACCCAGCGGCAAGCGCATCTCCTACGAGAAGGTCGTGCCGGGGATCGGACCGGTCGACCGCGACGAAATCATCAAGGGCTACGAGGTTTCGAAGGGCAATTACGTCCTGCTCGACGAGGACGAGATCGACGCGGTCAGGATCGAGAGCAAGCGGACGCTGGAACTGGTGCAATTCGTCGACGCCTGCGAAATCGACCCGCTGTATTTCGAAAAGCCCTATTACGTCGCGCCGCAGGACGAGCTCGCCGAGGAAGCGTTCATCGTGCTGCGCGAAGCGCTGCGCAAGGCCAAGAAGGTCGCGCTGGGCCAGCTGTCGGTGCGCGGCAGCGAGAAACTGGTCGCGATCAAGCCATGCGGTCGGGGCCTGCTGCTGGAAACGCTGCGCTACGCCGACGAAGTGCGCGCAGGCCAGTCGTTCTTCGACGACATCGACGATGCCAAGCCCAAGAAGGAACTGCTCGAGCTGGCGAACACGCTGATCGAGCAGAAAAGCGCGCCCTTCGATGCGAGCGAGTTTCAGGATCGCTACGGTCAGGCGCTGCGCAAGCTGATCGACAAGAAGGCGAAGTCGAAGAGCAAGACCGCGGTGATCGAGGATGTCGACGATCCCGACAGTGCCAGCGGCTCCAACGTCATCGATCTGATGGCGGCGCTGAAGAAGTCGGTTGGGGAGGAGAAGCCCAAGAAGACATCGCGCGGCAAGAAGTCCGCCTAG
- a CDS encoding PLP-dependent cysteine synthase family protein produces MTKREWASWAIGRIEADFNRSADTHLIPLPVPALPDVAIYLKDESSHPTGSLKHRLARSLFLYGLCNGWICDGTPVIEASSGSTAVSEAYFARMLGLRFIAVVPRSTAQAKIDAIAFYGGECHYVDHPAEMYGAAQSLAADLGGHYIDQFTYAERATDWRANNNIAESIFAQMAYEPYPVPQWIVCGAGTGGTSATIGRFARYNRHATRICVADPEGSVFHRHWADRSIERVEHPSGCIEGIGRQRVEPSFLPDVVDRMETITDACSIAATHEVSERLGRRCGGSTGTNVWACATLASEMAARGIKGSIVSILCDDGARYADTIFDDGWLAQKGFDIARERRKIAHFFDTGTFAAG; encoded by the coding sequence ATGACGAAGCGCGAATGGGCAAGCTGGGCGATCGGACGGATCGAAGCGGATTTCAACCGCTCGGCCGACACCCACCTGATCCCCCTGCCCGTCCCCGCGCTGCCCGACGTCGCGATCTATCTGAAAGACGAATCGAGCCATCCCACGGGCAGCCTCAAGCACCGGCTTGCCCGCTCATTGTTTCTCTACGGCCTGTGCAATGGCTGGATCTGCGACGGCACGCCGGTGATCGAGGCTTCAAGCGGCTCGACCGCCGTGTCCGAGGCCTATTTCGCGCGGATGCTCGGCCTGCGTTTCATTGCCGTCGTCCCCCGCTCTACTGCGCAGGCGAAGATCGACGCGATCGCCTTCTACGGCGGCGAATGCCATTACGTCGACCATCCGGCGGAAATGTACGGCGCGGCGCAATCGCTCGCGGCCGATCTGGGCGGGCATTACATCGACCAGTTCACCTATGCCGAGCGCGCGACCGACTGGCGCGCCAACAACAATATCGCCGAATCGATCTTCGCGCAGATGGCGTATGAACCGTATCCGGTCCCGCAATGGATCGTCTGCGGCGCGGGCACCGGCGGGACCTCGGCCACGATCGGCCGCTTCGCGCGCTACAACCGCCATGCCACGCGGATTTGCGTCGCCGACCCCGAGGGCTCGGTATTCCACCGCCATTGGGCGGATCGCTCGATCGAGCGGGTCGAGCATCCTTCAGGCTGTATCGAGGGGATCGGCAGGCAGCGGGTCGAACCGAGCTTCCTGCCCGATGTGGTCGACCGGATGGAAACCATCACCGATGCCTGTTCGATCGCCGCCACGCACGAGGTGAGCGAACGGCTCGGCCGGCGCTGCGGCGGCTCGACCGGGACCAATGTCTGGGCCTGCGCGACGCTCGCCTCCGAGATGGCCGCGCGCGGGATTAAGGGGTCGATCGTCTCGATCCTGTGCGACGACGGCGCGCGCTATGCCGATACGATCTTCGATGATGGCTGGCTGGCGCAGAAGGGCTTCGATATCGCGCGCGAACGCAGGAAAATCGCGCATTTCTTCGACACCGGCACCTTCGCCGCCGGCTAA